One genomic region from Leptospira tipperaryensis encodes:
- the recD gene encoding exodeoxyribonuclease V subunit alpha, with protein sequence MEELFLSWTTKLKEDILLLTQLESKKKTDPKRSEEEADVLLEILNELWKAGENGNLCIPVQKEWKNFLKTKPPALIVEKIGNSEWIYFEKTFRTKTELEILLQERILENVNLKPDLEKASQVLKGLESKSFPLKKGQVNSILSCLSSSFQIISGGPGTGKTTVVAFLLQILNELGELPSPDQIALVAPTGRAAQRLTESIQENLKKISDSEDNQFLRGQTIHGLLSYKPSLGGFYYNQERYLPHRLIIVDEVSMVDLNLMLSLFQALPKNSSFRLILIGDPNQLPSVDKGAVLSDFLSVLESEKGNYVSKLEESNRQKRNAMGEVSKIVTLAEEILKYKPENLNLGTKIDDTFPKTKKIGEDIDYESQVVWLQNSSNPDPNILTRDDVVEQLWERIFLPQISRIALWKVKDGIEFTNIDFIQTFQIELGRFRCLTVFRNGYWGVESIQTKIMNLAAQDLYGRISSSPSQNLFPKRLAKRLYFVGLPILITQNDKSRKLFNGDIGIVLRMGDTGELRAVFPIDNRLYPFALDTLPEHEPAFVMSIHKSQGSEYETILIYIPDSAESKDSNSHKLLNRQILYTGITRAKNQVILAGNPKTWEFGIENTQDRNTGFRIDRNR encoded by the coding sequence ATGGAAGAGCTTTTCCTTTCCTGGACTACTAAGTTGAAGGAAGATATCCTTCTCCTTACGCAACTCGAATCCAAAAAGAAAACGGATCCGAAACGTTCCGAAGAAGAGGCGGATGTTTTATTAGAAATTTTGAATGAACTCTGGAAAGCGGGTGAAAACGGAAACCTCTGTATTCCGGTTCAAAAAGAATGGAAAAATTTTCTCAAAACAAAGCCCCCCGCATTGATCGTAGAAAAGATCGGAAACTCTGAATGGATTTATTTTGAAAAGACGTTTCGAACCAAGACCGAACTCGAAATTCTTCTTCAAGAAAGAATTTTAGAGAACGTTAACCTCAAACCGGATCTGGAAAAAGCCTCACAAGTTCTCAAAGGATTAGAATCCAAAAGTTTTCCCCTAAAAAAAGGGCAAGTGAATTCCATCCTATCCTGTCTTTCCTCCTCGTTTCAGATCATAAGCGGCGGTCCAGGAACCGGAAAGACTACTGTCGTCGCATTCTTATTACAAATATTGAATGAACTTGGCGAACTTCCTTCCCCCGATCAGATCGCCCTCGTCGCCCCGACAGGAAGGGCGGCGCAGAGATTAACTGAATCCATCCAGGAAAATCTCAAAAAAATATCGGACTCGGAGGACAACCAGTTTCTGAGAGGACAGACAATTCATGGACTTCTCTCCTACAAACCATCGTTAGGCGGTTTTTACTACAATCAAGAACGTTATCTTCCTCATAGACTGATTATCGTGGACGAGGTGTCGATGGTGGACCTGAACCTGATGCTTTCATTGTTTCAGGCATTGCCAAAAAATTCTTCCTTTCGTTTGATTCTTATCGGAGATCCGAACCAACTTCCTTCGGTGGATAAAGGCGCGGTGTTAAGCGACTTCCTTTCGGTCTTAGAATCGGAAAAGGGAAATTACGTTTCCAAATTGGAAGAAAGCAACCGCCAGAAGAGAAATGCGATGGGAGAAGTTTCCAAGATCGTCACCCTTGCGGAAGAAATTTTAAAGTATAAACCAGAAAACCTAAATCTCGGAACAAAGATCGACGACACGTTTCCAAAAACCAAAAAAATCGGAGAGGACATCGACTACGAAAGTCAAGTCGTCTGGTTACAAAATTCTTCAAATCCCGATCCGAATATTTTAACTCGCGACGACGTTGTCGAACAACTCTGGGAAAGAATTTTTTTACCTCAGATATCCCGAATCGCGCTCTGGAAAGTCAAAGACGGTATCGAATTTACTAATATTGATTTTATCCAAACGTTTCAAATAGAACTCGGTAGATTTCGTTGTCTCACCGTGTTTCGAAACGGATACTGGGGAGTGGAATCGATTCAAACAAAGATCATGAATCTCGCCGCGCAAGATTTGTATGGAAGAATATCGTCCTCCCCTTCTCAAAATTTATTTCCAAAACGACTCGCCAAAAGACTCTACTTCGTCGGGCTTCCGATTCTGATCACACAAAACGACAAGAGTAGAAAATTATTCAACGGCGATATTGGAATCGTTCTCCGAATGGGAGACACGGGAGAATTGCGCGCGGTTTTTCCGATCGACAACCGCCTCTATCCTTTCGCCTTGGACACGCTTCCCGAACACGAACCCGCGTTCGTAATGAGCATTCACAAAAGTCAAGGATCCGAATATGAGACAATTCTAATTTACATTCCGGACAGCGCGGAATCAAAAGATTCCAATTCTCACAAATTACTCAATCGGCAGATTCTATACACCGGAATTACTCGCGCAAAAAACCAGGTCATCCTTGCTGGAAATCCGAAAACATGGGAATTCGGAATCGAAAACACACAAGATCGAAACACCGGATTTCGTATCGACCGAAATCGCTAA